The following coding sequences lie in one Miscanthus floridulus cultivar M001 chromosome 9, ASM1932011v1, whole genome shotgun sequence genomic window:
- the LOC136481405 gene encoding protein sym-1-like, which produces MAMASALRLSLLAPRAVAVSASAGRAAPHLLSRRPALRLPPPPRPAALSAPAAVRPREAGRVQPLPAASFCSGPAPAAGGTGGGAKDWRVFLAWYLMALDKNPIATKAVTSAVLTLAGDLICQLVIDRVPELDLRRTFVFTFLGLALVAPTLHVWYLYLSKLVTISGASGAIARLILDQFIFAPIFIGVFMSLLVTLEGQPSLVVPKLKQEWLSSVLANWQLWIPFQFFNFYFVPQKFQVLAANFVSLAWNVILSFKAHKEVIAK; this is translated from the exons ATGGCTATGGCGTCCGCGCTCCGGCTCTCCCTCCTCGCGCCGCGCGCCGTCGCCGTCTCCGCCTCCGCTGGGCGGGCCGCGCCTCATCTCCTCTCCCGCCGCCCCGCGCTGCGTCTCCCTCCTCCCCCGCGACCCGCCGCCCTGTCCGCCCCAGCCGCCGTGCGGCCGCGCGAGGCTGGGCGCGTCCAGCCGCTCCCCGCCGCCTCCTTCTGCAGCGGTCCCGCTCCGGCCGCAGGAGGCACCGGAGGAGGCGCCAAGGACTGGCGCGTCTTCCTGGCATG GTACCTGATGGCTCTGGATAAGAACCCGATTGCCACTAAGGCGGTCACGTCTGCCGTCCTAACTCTGGCCGGGGACCTCATCTGCCAG CTTGTTATTGATCGAGTTCCAGAGCTTGATTTGAGGAGAACATTTGTATTCACATTTTTGGGCCTTGCCCTTGTGGCACCAACTTTACATGTCTG GTACTTGTATTTGAGTAAATTAGTGACAATCAGTGGAGCATCAGGTGCCATTGCTCGCCTTATACTTGATCAG TTTATTTTCGCTCCCATTTTCATCGGTGTTTTTATGAGCTTACTGGTCACCTTGGAGGGACAACCCTCTCTTGTAGTGCCAAAGCTTAAGCAG GAGTGGTTATCATCAGTGTTGGCAAATTGGCAATTATGGATACCATTTCAGTTTTTCAATTTTTACTTCGTCCCTCAGAAGTTTCAG GTCCTTGCTGCTAATTTTGTATCCCTTGCATGGAATGTGATTTTGTCATTTAAAGCTCACAAGGAGGTTATCGCGAAATAG
- the LOC136479298 gene encoding uncharacterized mitochondrial protein AtMg00810-like, with protein sequence MGKEELVVGVYADDLIVTDACAEDIDSFKREMVAHFRMSNLGALSYYLVIEVRQEKEELTLDQSAYTSKLLERSGMAECKPCVTPMEERLKLTKASTAAKVDATLYQSIIDVDQRIVFPKTGGSRLQLTVFSNADMAGDIDRRRSTSGVLVFLGLALISWLSLKQKVVALSTCETVDCVDGGQIVIEFVETGRLLMDILTKPLGHLRLTELKEMIGMEGYKG encoded by the exons atggggaaggaggagctcgtcgtcggcgtgtatgcgGACGACTTGATTGTCACCGACGcgtgtgcggaggacatcgacagcttcaagcgtgagatggtggctcattttcgaatgagcaatctgggcgcactctcctactacctcgtcatcgaggtgagacaggagaaagaggaactcacgctcgatcAGAGCGCGTATACCTCGAaactgttggagcggagcggcatggctgagtgcaagccatgcgtgactccgatggaggagcggctgaagctgacaaaggccAGCACTGCGgcaaaggtggatgcaacactctaccagagcatcatcgacg TGGATCAaaggatcgtcttccccaagacaggCGGAagcaggctgcagctcactgtgttcagcaatgcagacatggcgggggacatcgacagacgacggagcacctctggcgtgctcgtcttcctcgggttggctctaatttcatggctgtcactgaaacagaaggtggtggcgctgtctacGTGCGAGACAgt ggactgtgtcgatggagggcagatcgtcatcgagttcgtcgaaactggtcggctaCTCATGGACattctcaccaagccgctcggacatcttcgactcacggagttgaaggagatgatcggcatggaggggtacaagggatag
- the LOC136479300 gene encoding proline-rich receptor-like protein kinase PERK2 — translation MHARSPPLPECQHRPLAPSPPLPAPPPRPARHPRVTAPSPVLPRSCPPAVLAPGALARRPRPRSCLHRQSLARRLPPSPPRTPPRPQRRACAPPRARPPARPRRPLPSAARRLDSSRPRPISSIRSPRRNPKRRLSSVEHHLGPSVLATISGTASGLCSPGNS, via the coding sequence ATGCACGCACGCTCACCGCCCCTGCCAGAGTGCCAGCACCGCCCCCTCGCTCCCTCACCGCCCCTGCCAGCGCCGCCCCCCCGCCCTGCCCGTCATCCTCGCGTCACCGCGCCTTCTCCCGTGCTGCCCCGCTCGTGCCCGCCCGCCGTGCTCGCGCCCGGCGCGCTCGCCCGCCGGCCGCGGCCCCGAAGCTGCCTCCACCGGCAAAGTTTGGCCCGCCGGCTGCCCCCGTCACCGCCCCGCACGCCACCCCGCCCGCAACGCCGTGCCTGCGCGCCGCCCCGcgcgcgcccgcccgcccgcccacgccgGCCGCTCCCGTCGGCGGCCCGCCGCCTGGATTCGTCTCGCCCGCGGCCGATCTCCTCCATCCGCTCGCCGCGCCGCAACCCGAAGAGGAGACTAAGCTCTGTCGAGCACCACCTGGGGCCCAGCGTCCTCGCGACCATCTCCGGCACGGCGTCCGGCCTCTGCAGCCCCGGTAATTCATAG